A region of the Apium graveolens cultivar Ventura chromosome 6, ASM990537v1, whole genome shotgun sequence genome:
AGATAAATGTCTTGGGGGACATATAGAGTACTATATATaaagatacatatatatatcGAATCATTAAAATATTACAGACTACCACtatatattaataatcctaaaaaaatttgacaaaatgctaataattaaatctgaaccttacattagtgagtaaaaacaaatataaacctaacattagtgagcaaaaaaataaataataattgaaTGGTAAGTTCCTAAAAACACGATAAGTTGGGTGACGAAAAAATTCATTTTCccaaaattttattaattattgtaaGAACGATTACTGTAGCAGGTAAATTATACTTTGAATTTTCTAGTGTGTGCCCAAGAGCACATGCTAAGAATCCGTGTCTGATGAGTTGTCAAAATTTTATTGGTGGGGAGTTTATTAATAATGATGGATCTCGTGCATGCACAAAAATCTCCACCAATAAAATTTTGACAATTAATCAAGCACGGTGATTCTTAGCATGTACTCTTGGACACACACGAGAAAAACCGATTATATTTATCTGACATTGTTATCAATAATGACAGAATAAAAATCAACACGCTTGCTAGCTGCTGGATTGGTTAAATACTTAAATCATGTACACTGATATTGGATATTTtgaggggagagagagagaataaataaggagagagagagagaggaaagtAGTGGTGGAGATAAAATGTGAAGACGTGATGGACATATTCGTGGCCATGGGTGTATTAGAATTGTTTAGTTAGTAGTAGCAGATTCCTTTTAGAGGATAGAgatatatgcatgtatgtatgtAATCTATATATCTAACTTATCTTTTGAGGTGGCCCCCtgttctgattgatgatgtttGGATTCTGTTTTCTTCTTCAAACCCTGGTGGGTATCGATTTTGATATGTAATTTCATTTCATAACTCTGAGTTGCCACTAATCTTAACCCCATATTTACAACTATTTTCTTTATATTTCCATTATTATATACAAGTTGGTTCGCAcaattcaaaattaaaaataatagtatcacattattatttacataaaattaaaaatcataattcgtgtaaaatatagatttaaatataatagataaaatgctgttaaaatatgtagttaaaaaaatcaaaattaatttcaCCGTATAGTCCAGTTATGCATGCacctaattatttacttatacAAATCTGatgttaacttactaatacgattattttaaagtaaactGACGCTTGGATGTTCAgtaacaaataaaaattgaaggaaaataaaatttataaagagtagaagttaatttttgtcagttgagattttattatataaaattttataaatagttatatattttttttgtgaGTACCAAGATTTGGGACCTAAACATGGTTTCGATTATTAGTATAAATAGTTGATAGTTGATAACTCGTGCGAAACACGGGTCCGAGactaaaaatatcgaattaatatttgtagagaatttTTCATAATCTGTGCgaaacacgaattaaaattaatatattaatatcaaatattaaattgGCACTTACAAAAAAtagttatgtggttaaaaagaatcaaatcagttatgaaattttccactataattttaattttgcattattttacttgatatagaaatctaacatattagttttatttttgtgacACGAATTGTATATCTATCTTACGAACCAAATATttgttctttagataatttaatattaattaatattatttaataattattttataactaactttttcaatatagtttatttaatattacctAATTATCGATAgaaattaatttacaaattaaaagtaaatagatgttattaaacttaatttaatattacttatataatctaaatacaacccataaatttgttattgttaaaatatgtattttaattttaagtaaataaacgttgtgatggacagtaacaaatacgatcgttaaatcaataatttttggtttaaaatttaataaatattactaaagtcatttgctattacttaattatttttaaaataatattatccaATTTAAAAGTAAACTAACACTAGGATTGACACTAACTAATAAAAagaagtcaattcgtgttaatagtttactttgcagttaatagtttttcaaaataaaagtaaatataggtttttttacttaatttttttttatcgtagataacccgcagccgctaccccTTTGGTGCGCACTGGGTTtttttttacttaatttaacgtaatttaataaattttaatataatttataaataaataaaatttacagagaatataagtcaattcACGTTAGTAATTTACTTAATAGTTTgcaaagaaaataaaatttacaaagaatGGAGGTTGATTtgtgttaaaaacaaagtttacaaaaaataaaaaatagaagTCATCATAAGTTAGTACTTTGCTATTTGATATTTTTAGCATCAAATTATACATGATTTGacttattaataaaaaatatatctcGTATGCTATTTAATAATCGTTTCTGCTGCAATTATTATCTCCAAATTTGACATTAACACCACTTCTGCTCTGTGGGCTGTAGACTAGTAGTTGAACTTGGTCACGGCGCATAAAACACAGATAAACTATTAAACTGTTTCACTATCGCAGCTCCTAATGTTCaaattttatgtaaatatttgtTAGTGTTTATTTGATGATGACTTTCAAGACTTCAAAGAAGAAATATTCAGGCATAACCTGGTAACTGGTATCAAACATATATCAAGCACATATGAAGTTCTGCTCAACTACACAAACTCATGTGGAGTTCAGTTCGAGTTTATAATAAGAATCGAACAAGATTAAATTTGATCTCAATTCATCAGCGAGCTCCCCCGACTTACCGATTAGAAATGCTAGCAAAGTAAGCAATCAAATTATATACCCCTCAATACGCTGATATCACTTCATCCATTCTTCCTGTATACCTGCACATCAACAATCACTAATTGGCCCATGCCCCCCTACATATCACTTACCTGAACATCAACCACCACTAATTGGACCCTAACCCACGGAGAGGTGCAATTTGGAGCCCACCACTAGATAATCATTTCATAATTGACATTCAATCATTTAGATGGGCATCTTCATCATCTCCTATCACAGAGTCAGTCACTCCAGTTACTTGTCAAGCTTTATCTCCGGTATGTCTGTTTTTTACTACCTTTAATGTTATACACAGAAATGGTTATAAGAATTTTACGTATTAACTACAATACCAAGAAGAAAGGCATATACTTTAGCTTTATAAAGAGACCACTAACATAACCATCACAATTATTTCAACTTCCAAACACAGAGATGACCCCCACCCAATTATACTCTTGTATATTGTAGCGCTACTCTTTCATGATATTGTTATGGTTGCAAAGCACAACTAAACACAACGTGCAAAGCACAACTAAACACAACGTTTTAGATACAGTGCAACATGTAAGAAGTAAAAGAAGCCGAAAAACATTATCATTCCGTAACTTAAAACAGAACCAAAAATTACAAGAAGAGGAAGAGCTCAACACCACCTCACTTTATTTTTTCAGACCGCACAAAGTCACAGCAGAGGATCACTACACACTCTGCAACATCTTCGGTAATTCCTGTCACTGGTAAGGCGGGCCTGAATACACGACACTAGTCCAAATCTGTAGAAATTATTTAAATTTGTTAGAAATGTAAATAACAAGGGCACCAGAATATAGACAAAGGTTTCCAAACTGTCCTGAAGTGATAAATACTAGTAGGGTAAGAAAGGGCACAAATTCATGCACTTGACATGTTTAATTGCATAAACATTCCTGTTCATGATAAGAAGTACATGCTCTATAATTGTGAGTCGGCCACAAATATGAAGCATCAGGTGGACATAATGCTCTATAGTTGTGATTCAATTACTATATAAATCAATCTCATTTTCGATTTGGCTTATTGGATGTTGAGAGTATGATTAACGTTTCATCGGTGTTCTATGCAAATATACTGCAGATAACCAATTTAGGTACCTCTCTTATAGAACCTATTAATAATGACACATTAGAAATGCAAATGAAGCCTTGTAATAAGATATAAGCCAAAACTGACCCACATCCAATAAGAGGACATGTTCAAGGAATGCATCTTAACTTTCCAGccaataaaatatttaaatttaagtGACTCTTGTACATGTAAAGTTATTGAATTGAGCTCCTAGTTTTATGAAAAAAAAACTTAATAGGGGTTGTGACTATGTAAGTATGTATTAGGAACCCTTGCATTCTCTATAATCACATTTCACGAATCTTGACTTTTAAAGGATTGTCCAACAAGGGAAAGTCGGAACATTAAATATATAATTGGACTGGAGACCCTCAACTTCCCTCAATGGTGATTGAACACGTCCAATCTGTCATTATGGACACATTTAGCTGTGAATTGGGAAAATGAAGATATTGACTGGTTATAATAATTCAATTTCCCACCAAACTCTTCTGAGCTTAGGACAAACATGCGGAAAATTAGAGTATATCTACACATTACCTTTCTCTTGGAACCTATTTATTGCATAAACTAGGAAGATCATTAGTAATAGCAATGATAGGGTCACATATTACAACCATCACACAGGATACCGGAAACATGAGGTTTTTCAAAAGGCTGCACTCAATAAGCATATCAGCAAGACTGCATTTGTTCAGTTAGTAATGGACTTCACTGGATGATCAATGTGAGGAAAAAATAGTGCCGTTCGATTTCCACTTATTTGTTTATTGGTAAAGAGCATTTAAGAGTATCACTAGTTATCATATATAACCATCAGAAAGTACATTCAAATAGAACAGCTACAGACTATAGGTAAAGCTTAAGAATTTTAAAAGAACTACAACCAGAAAACTGTTAGATACAAAAGACAGAAACTTTGAACATTATACATAAGAGCATCGAATATTTAGATACACGGATTTGTGAATTGAAATTTTCTCCTAAGAACAAAATTGCTCAACTTATTTTAAAAGGAAAAAACAGCATTGAGCATACAATTTATTGCCATTACAAGAGTACCTGAAGCCTGAAGATTTTAGGTTGATAATTAGAATTTGCCATGTACTAAACAAATCTATGCCGATAGCATTAGTTAGTGTTACGATTAACTTTGCATGAGAGAATCAATCCTAATACACTCACAAAGTCACAATTATCTAACTTGTCAACTAGCAATACAAGAGAAGAATTGCAGAAAAAATCAAGTGACAGCAGCTCTTAAGTTGACTGACTTAAGAAAGGTTAAATGCATTATAAACCTGACAATGACAACACAACAATACAACTATTAACTTGATGATATCTACAAACAGTCAGTCAGACAGAAAGAGAAACTGAAAAAACATAATTATTTTGCATTTAAATTTGATATATATTTTAGAATTTGCGAGTTATTTGAAGACATTCTATACTCTATAAACTCCATACTGACTACAAAATATTTATATCATCGGAAAACTTTGAAACATTATTTAAACAAGTTTTGCTCAAACTAAAATGTAGTTCCACTCGATTGTTGTATTTGCAATTTACTTTAATCAAAACTAGTATCTATCTGCTACCTATAATAATATCAGAATCGTGAACTACAAAAATCAAATCTCAACCAAGTCAAAGCAAGTAGATTGTTAAAAAAGGATATGCAGAAGGGCTGAAAACACCCTTCAATTTGTACATAATCCAAAACACTCTTGATCATACAGTTATTTCCTATTAATATAACATTATCCACCAAAGTTCTCTTATAACTAATCATGTACAAGTGGACAATATACATTATGTATCCCGAAAATATGCACAAGATCAAGCAGTCATATGCATATAAAGAGTGTTTGTCCATATACAAACTAATTTAGTCTAAAACTACAAGTTGGTGTTTTTACTTGGAACTCCAAGCTGGGTGTCTAGTAAGATTTGAGACCATTAATATATAGTACTGTGAGTCAATAACTAGCTAGTTTCTTCTTTATTTTTTTGCATTACACCGACGGCTGATTTCTTGTGAAACATGACTTTGGAATGAAACGAAAACTAAATTTCACCCGGTCTTCAATTGAGATCCAATGAATTAAGCAATTCACATTATTTATTATAACTAGTAATTTGTACCATTGCAATTGTATAATCAAAGTCTTCTATTGATGATCCAATAGATTAAGCAATTCAAATTATCATAACACGCAGTGTACTACTGTAATTTTATAATTATCCCCTACAACAGTGCAACATAAAACACTTCAAATTAACATTTTTAGACCACAATGTTGAGAATTAACATTCTGTTTCCTGAAAATAAGCATTATGCACAAGATCAAGCACACACAGGTATATAATGAAGAGTCTTTGTTCATATACAAACTATTTAGTCTAAACACTACAAGCTGGTGATTAGTTTAATAGTCACATTGTGTACGGCAATATGTAATACTGAATACTGTGAGTCGCTGACTAGCTAGCCTTTTGCACTATCGTGACAGCAAATTTCTTGTGAAACATTAACAAAATTATAAGGCTTGGATGAAATCAGTGTCCAATTAATGATCCAATTGATTAATTAGTAATCTGCATTTAAAACCGCTAATTCATAGTTTTGTGCCAATGTAATAGTATAAACATCCCCTACAACAATGCAACAAACACCAATTCAAATAAATTCAGTCATAACCATTTTATACCTGCTTATTTATCCGAATTAGCATCGCGAGAAGCCGGATCCTGTTCAGGCACAGAATCAATCTTCCCAGCCTTCCCATTCTTATCAGCACCAGGATACCTAACAACAACCACAGGACAAACACAATGATGCACACAATAATCACTCACACTCCCTAACCTCCCTTTCGCATTACGTCTGGAAGCACCAGCACCTCTACTCCCCATAATAACAGCACTCAACCCTAACCTCTCAATCTCCAAACAAAGCCGCTCCTTCATATCATGATCCTTCACAATATGTATCTTAAACGGCACATGCGCCTCCACTAACGGCTGCGCCACATTCTTGGCTTTCATATTCGTTAAGTTATCGAAATCTTGTTCGAGTTTCTGCTGCGATTCTTCGGAAGGATCGTCGGGGACTGTGATGTCTCCTGAGCCCCAGTCAGCGCCGTAGAGAATGGAAGTAGGGCTGACGTGGAGGAGGATGACGGCGTCAC
Encoded here:
- the LOC141668844 gene encoding universal stress protein PHOS34-like — protein: MSSSQKPPEVITIQPASPRFPQPPTPTSNAQRKIAIAVDLSDESAYSVKWAVQNYLRRGDAVILLHVSPTSILYGADWGSGDITVPDDPSEESQQKLEQDFDNLTNMKAKNVAQPLVEAHVPFKIHIVKDHDMKERLCLEIERLGLSAVIMGSRGAGASRRNAKGRLGSVSDYCVHHCVCPVVVVRYPGADKNGKAGKIDSVPEQDPASRDANSDK